The DNA window GGGAAAGCGATGGCGGAAGAAAAGAAAGGCGGTTTTTTTAAACGACTGGTGGCGGGGCTTGGAAAGACCAGGGACAATATAGTATCCGGCATGGACAGTATTTTCAGCGGATTTTCTCACATTGACGAAGATTTCTATGAAGAACTGGAAGAAGTTCTGATCATGGGAGATCTGGGAGTTCAGGCGACGGAAGAAATCCTGGAGGACTTAAGGGCCAAGGTGAAGGAACAGCACATCAAGGAACCGAAAGACTGCAGGGAGCTTTTGATCGAAAGCATCCGGGAGCAGATGGATGTGGGGGAAGCGGCCTATGAGTTTGAGGAAAAAACCTCTGTAGTTATGGTGATCGGTGTAAATGGAGTAGGCAAGACGACCACGATCGGAAAGCTGGCTGGAAAACTGAGAGCCCAGCATAAGAAAGTAGTCCTTGCGGCGGCGGATACCTTCCGGGCGGCTGCCGGCGAGCAGCTGAAAGAATGGGCGGCGCGCTCACAGGCAGAACTGATCGGCGGACAGGAGGGAGCGGATCCCGCTTCTGTAGTCTACGATGCGGTCGCGGCCGCTAAGGCAAGGCACGCGGATGTCCTTTTGGTCGATACGGCGGGAAGACTCCATAACAAAAAGAACTTAATGGAAGAACTGAAGAAGATGAACCGGATCATCGAACGGGAGTATGGAGAAGCCTATAGAGAAACATTAGTGGTTCTAGATGCGACTACTGGCCAGAACGCTTTGCAGCAGGCAAAAGAGTTTAGCGAAGTGGCAGACATTACCGGCATTATTTTGACAAAGATGGACGGGACGGCAAAAGGCGGGATCGCGGTAGCGATCCAGGCGGAGCTGGGAATCCCGGTAAAATATATCGGCGTGGGCGAGACGATAGATGATCTTCAGAAATTCGATTCCGATACCTTTGTGAAAGCATTGTTTTCTGGAGAGACAGCGTCAGAGGAAGCGTAAGTTTATAGGATCGGTGACTGATAATTTGTAAAAAGAACAGGAGGATGGATATGTTGACGTTAGAAAAATTTGAACAGGCAAGCGAAATCGTGAAAAATGTGACTCTTCCCACTAAGCTGGTCTACAGCGAGTATTTAAGTCGGCAGACAGGCGGCCGGATCTACTTGAAGCCGGAAAATATGCAGTATACCGGCGCTTACAAAGTAAGAGGGGCTTATTATAAGATCAGTACCATGTCAGAAGAAGAACGGGAAAAAGGCCTGGTAACAGCTTCCGCCGGCAATCATGCCCAGGGAGTAGCGTTTGCGGCTCAGAAATTTGGATGCAAAGCGACGATCGTAATGCCTACGGTTACGCCCCTGATCAAGGTAAACCGTACCAAAAGCTATGGTGCGGAAGTGGTCCTTCACGGAGATGTTTATGATGATTCCTGCGCGTATGCGCTGAAATTAGCGGAGGAGACGGGGGCGGCCTTTGTGCACCCGTTTGACGATCTGGATATCGCGACTGGACAGGGGACGATCGCAATGGAGATCGTGCAGGAACTGCCTACTGTAGATTACATCCTGGCGCCCATCGGCGGCGGCGGCCTGGTAACAGGCGTATCCACTCTTGCAAAGATGCTGAATCCCAAGATCCAGGTCATTGGCGTTGAGCCTGCGGCGGCGGCAAGCATGACAGCCGCGTTCCAGGCAGACGGCCCGGTGGCGCTGGACAGCGCGGATACCATTGCCGATGGTACAGCAGTGAAGAAAGTGGGAGAGAAGATTTTCCCCTATGCGAAAGAGAATATCGACCGGATCCTGACTGTGCAGGATGACGAGTTGATCGGCGCCTTCCTGGATATGGTGGAAAATCATAAGATGATCGTGGAAAATTCAGGCTTGCTGACGGTAGCGGCCCTGAAACAGTTAGATCTGAAAGGAAAGAAAGCAGTGTCTATCTTAAGCGGCGGAAATATGGACATCATCACTATGTCCTCCGTGGTACAGCACGGACTGATCCAGCGAGACCGGATCTTCTCCGTATCCGTCCTGCTGCCGGATAAGCCGGGCGAGCTGGTGCGCACGGCGAAGACCGTTGCCGACGCTCAGGGCAACGTTATCAAGATCGAACATAACCAGTTCGTAAGCACAAATCGGAATGCGGCGGTAGAACTGCGGCTTACCGTTGAAGCCTTCGGCACAGAGCATAAACATGCGATCATGCAGGCGCTGGAAGACGAGGGGCTGCGTCCGAGAGAAATCGGAGCGAAATTGTATTAATTTTATACCAGGACGTAGCCTTTTGAAGAAGTGATACGTCTGGAATTAGCATCTGGGGTGTACCCGAACGGCGAATTGATGGAGTTTTCTAAATTGTCACTCTGTCTTTTCGCCATTTTTATTTGCAAATGGAGGATATTTTTGGAATTTTCCTGGTTGTTTCTCAAATTTTTCTGTGTTGACATAAAACGTATAATTGTATACAATTATACTATAATGCGATTTGAAGGAAGCATGAGAAATAGGAAGGAGACGAGGAACTTGGAAAATAGGAAGGTATATTTTGACAGTCATACGAATCTTTTGCAGCTTGAAGAGCATATGTATCCGCTGGTGGATGTGGAGCAGCCCAATGTGTTTCGGAATTTATTTCATTATGACGAGGTTCCGAAGATTGCCTTTAATGACAGGATCGTGCCCCACTGTATGCCGGACGAGATCTGGATTACGGATACCACTTTCCGTGACGGCCAGCAGTCGCGGGCGCCTTACAGTACGGAGCAGATTGTGACTTTGTATGATTTTCTCCACCGTCTGGGCGGTCCAAATGGGAAGATCAGGCAGAGTGAATTTTTCTTATACAGCAAGAAGGACCGGGATGCGGTATACAAGTGTCTGGAGAGGGGCTATGAATTCCCTGAGGTGACCAGTTGGATCCGGGCCAGCAAGAAAGATTTTGAGCTGGTAAAAGAAATCGGTCTGAAAGAAACTGGAATTCTGGTCAGCTGCTCAGATTATCACATTTTTTACAAGCTAAAGACCACAAGGCGCAAGGCTATTGAACAGTATCTTTCTGTTATCCGGGAATGTTTGGAGACTGGGATCAGTCCCAGATGCCACCTGGAAGATATTACAAGATCGGATATTTATGGCTTTGTGATTCCTTTCTGTATGGAACTCATGCATCTGATGGAGGAATATAAGATCCCGATCAAAATCCGGGTGTGCGACACAATGGGGTACGGGGTCAACTATCCAGGCGCTGTGATCCCGCGGTCGATTCCGGGAATTATCTATGGGCTACGGGTTCATGCGGGAGTTCCAAGTGAACTGATCGAATTCCACGGGCACAATGATTTCTATAAGGCGGTCAGCAATTCTTCTACAGCCTGGCTCTATGGCGCATCCGGCGTAAACTGTTCCTTGTTTGGCATTGGAGAGCGGACCGGGAATACGCCGCTGGAAGCTATGATCTTTGAGTATGCCCAGCTTAGAGGAACGCTGGATGGTATGGACACGACGGTGATCACAGAGATCGCGGATTATTATGAAAAGGAACTGGACTACCAGATACCCGCGAACACACCTTTTGTGGGCGCGAATTTCAATGTGACCAAGGCGGGCATCCATGCGGACGGACTTTTGAAAAATGAAGAGATCTACAACATTTTTGATACGGAGAAATTTCTCAACAAGCCGCCGCGGGTAGCAGTCTCCAATACTTCCGGTCTTGCGGGGATCGCCCACTGGATCAATACTTACTATCGCCTTTCTGAGAAAGACCAGGTAGATAAGAACTCTGCTCTGGTGCAGACGGTGAAGGAATGGGTGGACCAGGAATATGAAGAGGGCCGGGTGACGGTGCTGACGGATGAAGAACTGATCCAGGTGATCCAGGATTCCTGCCGGAAGCTTGGAATCCAACTGGGATAAAGGAGAAAGACGATGGAAACGTATCAGGATCAATCGCTGAGAGGGAAAGTATTTCAAAAACTCAGAGAAGATATTTTGTCCGGTGTGTACCAGGACGGGGATGAGCTGCGGGAGGCGGCCATTGGAGAAGAAATGGGCGTAAGCCGCACCCCTGTGAGGGAAGCGCTGCGTCAGCTGGAGTTAGAAGGACTGGTGGCTCTCGTCCCTAATCGCGGGGCCTACGTGACAGGAATCACCCGCAAAGACGTGTGCGACATATACAAGATCCGCTCCCTGCTGGAAGGACTTTGCGCCAGATGGGCTACCGAACATATTACGGAGAAACAGATCGAAGCGCTGGAAGAGGTAATCCTGCTGTCCGAGTTTTATTTGAAAAAAGAAGGACAGGAACAAGCGCGGCAAGTAGCAGAACTTGATGGAAAATTTCATAAAATCTTGTATGAAGCTTCAAATAGTCGTATACTGGAACATGTATTATCGGATTTTCATAAGTATGTAAAGATGGCAAGGACCATGTCCGTAGGTGAACAGGACCGGGCGGTCCGTTCCGTGGAAGAGCACCGGGAAATCCTGGAGGCTATCAAGCAAAAGGACGCAGGCCGGGCAGAACAGCTGGCAGACCGGCATATCATGAAGGTTATGGAAAATCTGCATATGGAAGAAGAAACACCCGCTTAAGCGGAACAGACAGGAGGAAAAGGAACGATGGCGAAAATCAAAATGGCAAACCCGATCGTGGAGATGGACGGAGACGAAATGACCAGGATCCTCTGGCGGATGATCAAAGAAAATCTGCTGGAGCCGTTTATTGAATTGAATACGGAATATTACGATCTGGGACTGGAACACCGTAACGAGACCAATGACCAGGTAACCGTTGATTCAGCAAATGCCACCAAGAAACATAAGGTTGCGGTAAAATGCGCGACCATTACGCCAAACGCGGCCAGGATGGAAGAGTATGATCTGAAAGAAATGTGGAAAAGCCCCAACGGAACGATCCGGGCAATCCTGGATGGAACCGTTTTCCGGGCGCCCATCGTAGTAAAAGGGATCGAGCCCTGCGTGAAAAATTGGGAGAAACCAATCACCATCGCAAGACATGCTTACGGGGATGTTTATAAGGGAACGGAGATGAAGATCCCGGGAGCGGGAAAAGCGGAATTGGTCTACACGGCAGAAGACGGGACTCAGACAAGAGAGCTGATCCATGAGTTCAAAGGCGCGGGGATCATCCAGGGAATGCATAATCTGAACGCTTCCATTGAAAGCTTCGCCAGAAGCTGCTTTACCTACGCTCTGGACACGAAACAGGATCTGTGGTTTGCTACAAAAGATACGATTTCCAAGAAATATGACCATACCTTTAAAGATATTTTCCAGGAAATCTACGAGGCAGAATTTGATGAAAAGTTCAAAGCCGCTGGAATTGAATATTTCTACACTTTGATCGATGATGCGGTAGCGCGGGTGATGAAGTCCAAAGGCGGTTACATTTGGGCCTGCAAAAACTATGACGGAGACGTGATGAGCGATATGATCTCTTCCGCTTTTGGATCGCTGGCGATGATGACCTCCGTGCTGGTGTCTCCAGATGGATATTACGAATATGAGGCCGCTCATGGAACTGTGCAGCGCCACTATTATAAACATCTGAAGGGAGAAGAGACCTCCACAAACTCCGTGGCAACCATCTTTGCCTGGAGCGGAGCCCTCAGGAAGCGGGGCGAGCTGGACGGCAATCAGGAACTTCAGGATTTCGCGGATCGTCTGGAAAAGGCCACCATCGAAACCATCGAAGGAGGAAAGATGACCAAGGATCTGGCGCTGATCACCACACTGGAGAATCCCACAGTGCTAAACAGCGAGGAATTCATCAAAGCAATCGCGGAGAAAATGTAGTTGATTCAATTCGGGACGTAGTAAAATGCAAAAAGGCTACGTCCCAAATTGACTTTTGGGGTGTACCCAAACGACGAAAATCAGTTTGAAGGACGCAAAAAGGGGAGGCTTGTATGAAGATACTGATGATTAATGGGACTATGAGAAGGGGGAAATCTTATATTCTCGGCAGGATGCTGATCGAACGGATCGCGAAAGAGGAGGATGTGGTGGATGAGCTTTTTCTACCGAAAGATATGCCGGAGTTCTGCAGAGGCTGTGGGCTTTGTATCCGGCAGGGGGAAACCAAATGCCCGGATTATCTGATCTACCTTAGAAGGATTACGAAAATGATGGATGAGGCGGATCTTCTGGTGTTTACCACGCCGGTATTTGTGTTTCATGCCAGCGGGCAGATGAAAGCGCTTTTGGATCATTATGGGTACCGCTGGATGGTCCACCGGCCGGCGGCGGCTATGTTTAGGAAACAGGCGGTCTGCGTGACCACGGCCGCGGGCGCGGGCATGAGAAGCGCTTTGAAAGATATTACGGACAGTCTTTACTGGTGGGGCGTGGCAAGAGTTTATAAATGCGGCGCGGCGGTTCCGGTTTCATCCTGGGATGAGGCGGATCAGGCTTTGCAGGATCAGGTGAAGGAAAAACTGGATAAGATCAGTTCCAAAATCATTCGAGATCCGCAGAAGGTCCGGCCGTCACTGCGGGCAAAGCTGCTGTTTTACATCATGCGCATCTTTCAGAAACGAAAAGAAAAAGAGGACATAGACCAAAGATACTGGGCAGAACGTGGATGGCTGGGACGAAAGCGTCCCTGGAAGGAAACATAAAACTTCTTTTTTGGCATATAGTGCAGAAAGGACATTTGTGAGCAGGTGGATATGCGCATATGCACGATCAGGGCAAACGGTTTCTCCTTGTCTTTCTGCTGGCTTTTTTCTCAGTACTGGCCATACATAAGCTGTATGAAACAGGCCGGACCAATACTTGGAAGAAGACAGAGATCCAGAATGAAAGCTTCCGGGCAGAGTTTTTCTCGGATAAGCTGTGGAAACGAAAGGACCAATTGCCTCAGGAGAGCAGCCGTCTTCTGGAAGCGGTAAAACAGGAAGTAAAATATTTTCCGGTGCCGGAATCCACGCTGGATCCCAAACTCAAAACTTCATATGTCAATACGTGGATGTCCGAACGCAATTATGGCGGAAAGCGGGGGCATGAGGGGATTGATATTATGGCGCTCAAGAACCAAAGGGGATTGTATCCGGTCCTTAGTATGACGGACGGAGTGATCACCAATCTGGGCTGGCTGGAGCAGGGAGGGTACCGGATCGGAATTACAGGAGATAGTGGTACTTATTATTACTACGCACATCTAGATTCTTATACAGAGATCCAGAAAGGCGATAAAGTGAAGGCCGGCGAACTCCTTGGTTATATGGGAGATTCCGGATATGGGCCGGAAGGGACGACAGGGAAATTTGACGTACATCTCCACATTGGGATCTACGTCTATCTGGATGGGGAGGAGATCAGCCTGAATCCCTATTATGTCCTGCGGTGGCTGGAAGATCACCGGTTGAAATATGAATTCTCTGGATAACCTCCTTCGGGTAGAGTTCTTTCGGCAAATATGGTATACTGATTTCAGTCTGTTTGATTACAGAGAGAAAAAAGCTGGAGGAAAAATAGATGAAGCTGCCCCAGGCGTTTGAAGAGAAAATGTGCAGTCTCCTTGGAGACGAGTTTGAACAATATATAAACTGTTTTGAGAACCCAAGATATTATGGGCTGCGGGTCAATACAAGCAAAATTTCCGTGGAAGAGTTTCAAAAAATCTGTCCCTTTCCGATCCGCCCGATCCCCTGGATCAGCAACGGGTTCTACTATGACGGAGAAAAAGAAGTCCCTTCTAAGCATCCCTATTATTTTGCGGGACTTTATTACCTGCAGGAGCCAAGCGCAATGACGCCGGCTTCCCGATTGCCCATCGAGCCGGGAGACCGGGTGCTGGATGTGTGCGCGGCCCCTGGGGGAAAGGCCACGGAGCTGGGAGCGAAATTGGGAGGAAGGGGCCTCTTGGCTGCCAATGACCTGAGCAGCTCCCGCGCCAAAGGGCTTTTGAAAAATCTGGAATTGTTCGGCATCGGAAATATGCTGGTCTTAAGTGAAGAGCCAGGCGCTTTGGTTTCACATTTTCAAGAATATTTTGATAAGATCCTGATCGACGCCCCCTGCTCTGGCGAGGGAATGTTCCGCAAAGACCGGAAGATGATCAAAGCATGGGAAGAGCATGGACCGGAGTATTTCTGCAAGATCCAGAAAGGGATCATCCTGCAGGCAGCCCAGATGCTGCGGCCGGGAGGTCTTATGCTGTATTCTACCTGTACCTTTGACCAGAGGGAAAATGAAGAAGTGATTGCCCATCTGCTGGAGCGTTTCCCGGAATTTAAGATTCTTCCCATGGAGTCTTACCAGGGCTTTTCTTCTGGAATCAGCCAGTCAGAGGAACTGCGCGATACGGTGCGCATCTTCCCCCACAAAATGCAGGGAGAAGGCCACTATCTGGCCCTTCTAAGAAAAGGGGCAAAAGGACAGGCGGCCCAAGCAGCCCAGACTTCTCTAAAAACCATGGGGAAAGGGAAATCCCTTCCGGAACCTTTGGAGGATTTCCTGGGAGAGATCACTTGGGAACTGGACCCTTCCAGAATCCAGATCAACAAGGAGCGGGTTTATTATATGCCGGAAGGCGTGCCCGATCTGCGGGGCGTCCGTTTCCTGCGGACAGGCCTTTTGATGGGCGAACTGAAGAAAGAACGGTTTGAGCCAAGCCAGGCCCTGGCCATGTGCCTGAAGCGGGAGGAATATAGCCGCAGTCTCAATCTCTCGTCTCAGGATGAGCGGGTGTTCCGCTATCTGAAGGGAGAGACTCTGGACGTGGAAGACTTGATGGAAGATCCGGCTCAGACTCCAGGCAGAGAAAACAAGAAAGGCAAGAAAAGCGGGAAAGCCAAGAAGGGAAAAGAAAACAACTGGTATCTGGTCTGCGTAGACGGGTATCCCTTGGGATGGGGGAAACTGGCAGGAGATACGTTGAAGAATAAATATCTTCCCGGCTGGAGGATGTGCTGATGATGCGGCTGGACAAATATCTTTCGGAAGCAGGAGAAGGAAGCCGCCAGCAGGTGAAGGCGTATATCCGCCAGGGCCGGGTAGAGATCGACGGAGTTTTGGCGAAAAAGCCTGAGACGAAAGTTGATGAAGGAAAGCAAAAGGTATCCCTGGACGGCAGGGAGATTCTCTATCAGAAATATGAGTATTATATGCTGAACAAGCCGGCGGGCGTGATCACGGCTACAGCAGACGGCAGAGAACAGACGGTGCTGGATCTGCTTGGTGAGAAACGCCGTCCAGATCTGTTTCCGGTGGGAAGATTGGACAAAGATACGGAGGGACTTCTTCTGATCACCAATGACGGCGCTTTGGGGCATCGGTTATTATCGCCCCGCAAGCACGTGGACAAGTGCTATTACGCCAGGGTGCGGGGAGAAGTGACAGACCAGGATGTGGAGAGGTTCGCGCAAGGAATCTGTATCGGACTTTCCCCCAAAAAAGGAAAACAGGGACAGAAGCAGGAGGAGTGGGCAAGCCCCGCGAAACTGGAGATCCTGAATGTGATCCATCCATCCGCGCAGGAGGCGGAAGAGACCGGGAAAGCGGCAGAAGAAGAGGAGCCTGTATCGGAGGTCCTTGTGACCATCCAGGAGGGAAAATTCCATCAGGTCAAACGGATGTTTCTGGCAGTGGGGAAAGAAGTGGTGTATCTGAAGCGGCTGTCAATGGGCGGCCTTCGGTTGGATCAGAAGCTGGAGCCTGGACAGTACCGGAGGCTTACAGATGAGGAGATAGAGAAACTATGAAACATATGCTGGAAAATGTGGACGCGGTAATCTTTGATATGGACGGCACTTTGATCGACTCTATGTGGATCTGGCCGGATATCGACCAGGTGTATTTGGAGAGATATGACCTGACCCAGCCGGAGGATTTCCATCAGGCCATGGAGGGGATGAGTTATCGGGAGGTGGCCCAGTATTTCCTGGATACCTTTCCTTCTCTTCCAAGAACGCGGGAGGAGATCATGGAGGATTGGACCCAGATGGCTTATGAACGGTACATGACTCAGGTTCCTCTGAAGACAGGTGCTGGTGAATTTATCCAAAGGATGCGTAAGATGGGGAAGAAAATCGGGATCGCCACCAGCAATGGACGGCGGCTGGTAGACGATACGCTGGAAGCCCTGAAGATCACGGAGCTTTTTGACTCTGTAAGAACGGCCTGCGAAGTGGCTTCTGGGAAGCCGGCGCCGGATGTGTATCTTCTGGTTGCAAAAGATATGGGCGTGGCGCCGGAGCGCTGCCTGGTCTTTGAAGACGTTCCCATGGGGATCCTGGCAGGGAAAAACGCGGGTATGAAAGTCTGCGCGGTGGAAGACGATTTCTCGAAACCCCAGGAGAAGAAGAAACGGGAACTTGCTGACTATTATATCCAGGATTACGAAGATATTATCAACGAAACCTACGAGGTATTGAAATGAAACAGGACTTTTTGCCTCTGTGCAGGGCTGATATGGAAGCGCGGGGATGGGACCGGCCGGATTTTGTCTATGTAAGCGGGGATGCCTATGTGGATCATCCTTCCTTTGGGACGGCCATCATTACCCGGCTTTTGGAAGCCAGGGGCTACCGGGTGGCGGTCCTTTCCCAGCCGGACTGGCGGAAAACAGAGAGCATCACGGAATATGGAAGGCCCCGGCTTGGATTCCTGGTGTCTGCCGGAAATATGGATTCTATGGTCAATCACTATACCGTGTCCAAAAAGCGGCGGCAAAAGGATGCCTACACGCCGGGAGGGGCTATGGGAAAACGGCCGGATTACGCGGCGGTGGTCTATGGGAACCTGATCCGTCAGGCTTATAAGGACGTGCCGGTGATCCTGGGCGGGATCGAGGCCAGCCTGCGGCGTCTGGCCCACTATGATTACTGGTCAGACCGGCTGAAACGGTCCGTGCTCTTAGATTCCGGGGCGGATCTGATATCCTATGGAATGGGAGAACATTCGATCCCCGAGATCGCGGAGGCGCTGGATGCGGGACTGGATGTGAAGGACATTACGTTTGTGCCGGGAACCGTATACCGGACCAAAAGTCTGGACGGAGTCTACGATGCCCAGATTCTCCCTTCTTATGAGGATCTGCAGGCGGACAAATTAAACTATGCAAAAAGTTTTTATACCCAGTACAAAAATACTGATCCATTTACCGGGAAACGTCTGGTGGAGCCATATGGAGAACATCTCTATGTGGTGCAGAATCCCCCGGCCAAACCTTTGACGACTCAGGAGATGGATGATGTTTACAGCTATCCCTATATGCGGACTTACCATCCTTCTTATGAACCGCTGGGCGGCGTTCCGGCTGTCTCGGAAGTAAAATTCAGTTTGATCAGCAACCGGGGATGTTTTGGGGGATGCAGCTTCTGTGCCCTGACCTTCCATCAGGGAAGGATCATCCAGACCAGAAGCCATGCTTCTTTGCTGGAAGAGGCGGAAGGATTTGCCAAGGACCCGGATTTTAAAGGATATATCCATGACGTGGGAGGGCCGACCGCCGATTTCAGGCATCCTTCTTGCAAGAAGCAGATGGAACATGGGGTCTGCCCGGACCGGCAGTGTCTGTTCCCGAAGCCCTGCCCGAATTTAAAGGCGGATCACAGGGACTATGTTTCCCTTCTGCGGAAGCTTCGAAAACTTCCCCATGTAAAGAAAGTATTTATACGTTCCGGCATCCGGTTTGACTATGTATTGGCTGACCCGGAAGATACCTTTCTCAAAGAACTGTGCCAATATCATGTCAGCGGCCAGTTGAAAGTCGCCCCGGAACATGTGTCGGATCGGGTGCTCACCCGGATGGGGAAACCGGAGAACCGGGTGTATCAGGAGTTTGTGCGGCGTTACCGCAAGATGAATCAAAGGCTGGGCAAGGATCAGTATCTGGTGCCTTATCTGATGTCCTCCCATCCCGGATCCACCCTGAAAGAAGCGGTAGAACTGGCGGAATACTTAAGAGATCTAGGGTATATGCCGGAGCAGGTGCAGGATTTTTATCCTACGCCGTCCACCCTTTCCACCTGTATGTATTATACAGGGGTAGATCCCAGGGACATGAAACCGGTCTATGTACCAAAGAATCCTCATGAAAAAGCCATGCAGAGGGCGCTGATCCAGTATCGGGACCCGAAGAATTATGAGCTGGTCCGGGAAGCCCTTGAGAAGGCAGGACGGACCGATCTGATCGGATATGGGAAAGGCTGTCTGATCCGGCCCAAAGGGAAGGAACCTATTCAGGGGAAGGAGGCCTTCTTGCAGAGCCGGAAAGACAGGAAGCCAAATAGGAAGAAAAAGACCATCCGAAATATCCATAAGAAGAAAGCGGGGAGATGATGACCATGAGAATCGCAGTTGTTACGGGAGCCTCCTCCGGGCTTGGCAGAGAGTTTGTCCGGCAGATTCCACGGCTTTACCGGAATCTGGATGAACTGTGGGTGGTGGCCAGAAGGACCCAGAGGCTGAAAGAACTGGAAGGAGAAGTTTCGATTCCTTTGAGGATCTTCGATGGAGATCTGCAGAGGGATTATATCTATGAGCGGATCGAGAGAGAATTGTCCAGGCATACCCCGGATATCCGGATGC is part of the Lachnospiraceae bacterium KGMB03038 genome and encodes:
- a CDS encoding YgiQ family radical SAM protein, coding for MKQDFLPLCRADMEARGWDRPDFVYVSGDAYVDHPSFGTAIITRLLEARGYRVAVLSQPDWRKTESITEYGRPRLGFLVSAGNMDSMVNHYTVSKKRRQKDAYTPGGAMGKRPDYAAVVYGNLIRQAYKDVPVILGGIEASLRRLAHYDYWSDRLKRSVLLDSGADLISYGMGEHSIPEIAEALDAGLDVKDITFVPGTVYRTKSLDGVYDAQILPSYEDLQADKLNYAKSFYTQYKNTDPFTGKRLVEPYGEHLYVVQNPPAKPLTTQEMDDVYSYPYMRTYHPSYEPLGGVPAVSEVKFSLISNRGCFGGCSFCALTFHQGRIIQTRSHASLLEEAEGFAKDPDFKGYIHDVGGPTADFRHPSCKKQMEHGVCPDRQCLFPKPCPNLKADHRDYVSLLRKLRKLPHVKKVFIRSGIRFDYVLADPEDTFLKELCQYHVSGQLKVAPEHVSDRVLTRMGKPENRVYQEFVRRYRKMNQRLGKDQYLVPYLMSSHPGSTLKEAVELAEYLRDLGYMPEQVQDFYPTPSTLSTCMYYTGVDPRDMKPVYVPKNPHEKAMQRALIQYRDPKNYELVREALEKAGRTDLIGYGKGCLIRPKGKEPIQGKEAFLQSRKDRKPNRKKKTIRNIHKKKAGR
- a CDS encoding HAD family phosphatase; the encoded protein is MLENVDAVIFDMDGTLIDSMWIWPDIDQVYLERYDLTQPEDFHQAMEGMSYREVAQYFLDTFPSLPRTREEIMEDWTQMAYERYMTQVPLKTGAGEFIQRMRKMGKKIGIATSNGRRLVDDTLEALKITELFDSVRTACEVASGKPAPDVYLLVAKDMGVAPERCLVFEDVPMGILAGKNAGMKVCAVEDDFSKPQEKKKRELADYYIQDYEDIINETYEVLK